One Natrinema longum genomic window carries:
- a CDS encoding GMP synthase subunit A: MTKIVVVDNHGQFTHLERRALRDLGVDTELIDNDTPPEDVDADGVVLSGGPDMNRIGKSTDYLAADVPVLGICLGMQLIAEELGGRVESGEYGGYADVNVDIVDEEDPLTGTLHPETRVWASHADEVTELPDGFELTAKSDVCDVEAMSDTDRDLYGVQWHPEVAHTEEGDEIFENFLAICESR; the protein is encoded by the coding sequence ATGACGAAGATCGTCGTGGTGGACAACCACGGACAGTTCACCCACCTCGAGCGCCGGGCGCTTCGCGACCTCGGCGTCGATACGGAACTGATCGACAACGACACGCCACCCGAGGACGTCGACGCCGACGGCGTCGTCCTCTCTGGCGGGCCGGACATGAATCGGATCGGGAAGTCGACCGACTACCTCGCGGCCGACGTGCCGGTCCTTGGTATCTGTCTGGGGATGCAACTGATCGCCGAAGAACTCGGCGGCCGCGTCGAGAGCGGCGAGTACGGCGGCTATGCCGACGTCAACGTCGATATCGTCGACGAGGAGGATCCGCTGACCGGCACGCTGCATCCTGAAACGCGCGTCTGGGCGAGCCACGCCGACGAGGTCACGGAACTGCCCGACGGGTTCGAACTGACCGCGAAAAGCGACGTCTGCGACGTCGAGGCGATGAGCGACACTGACCGGGATCTCTACGGCGTCCAGTGGCACCCCGAGGTCGCCCACACCGAGGAGGGTGACGAGATCTTCGAGAACTTCCTGGCGATCTGCGAGTCGCGATAG
- a CDS encoding DUF7511 domain-containing protein, with translation MTRHETPVPDETQSGVTPLELLSDDEGVWTAVPADASGDERVREWLEIEGDGLCDLEAWR, from the coding sequence ATGACGAGACACGAGACCCCAGTCCCAGACGAGACGCAGTCCGGCGTGACGCCCCTCGAGTTGCTCTCGGACGACGAGGGTGTCTGGACCGCCGTCCCCGCGGACGCCAGCGGCGACGAGCGGGTACGCGAGTGGCTCGAGATCGAGGGTGACGGGCTCTGTGATCTCGAAGCCTGGCGCTGA
- a CDS encoding molybdenum cofactor guanylyltransferase, translating into MTLETGRPERAAIVLAGGYSTRFGEADKAVADLAGTPMIRRVVDRIEPVVDDLVVNCREEQVPAIREALGGGLEPDASFAIDPIPDRGPMAGITTGLRAASGADAFVVACDMPFVDPDFAAHLFDRAADHEAAVPRLDDQWFQTTQAVYSVEPMLAACERALERDEGRIVEPLLELDYVVVDEDEIRECTALETFENVNTRTEFEGAIDRLGDE; encoded by the coding sequence ATGACTCTCGAGACGGGTCGACCCGAGCGAGCGGCTATCGTCCTCGCGGGTGGCTACTCGACTCGCTTCGGCGAGGCGGACAAAGCCGTCGCCGACCTCGCCGGGACGCCGATGATCCGCCGCGTCGTCGACCGGATCGAACCCGTCGTCGACGACCTCGTCGTCAATTGTCGGGAAGAGCAGGTGCCAGCGATCCGGGAGGCCCTGGGGGGTGGCCTCGAACCGGACGCGTCGTTTGCGATCGACCCGATTCCCGATCGCGGACCCATGGCGGGTATCACGACGGGACTTCGAGCAGCCAGCGGAGCGGACGCGTTCGTCGTCGCCTGCGATATGCCCTTCGTCGATCCCGACTTCGCAGCCCATCTCTTCGATCGGGCGGCCGACCACGAGGCCGCGGTGCCCCGGCTCGACGACCAGTGGTTCCAGACGACCCAGGCCGTCTACAGCGTCGAGCCGATGCTCGCCGCCTGCGAGCGCGCTCTCGAGCGCGACGAGGGACGGATCGTCGAACCCCTGCTGGAACTCGACTACGTCGTCGTCGACGAGGACGAAATTCGGGAGTGTACGGCCCTCGAGACGTTCGAGAACGTCAACACCCGCACGGAGTTCGAGGGGGCGATCGATCGACTCGGGGATGAGTGA
- the yqeC gene encoding selenium cofactor biosynthesis protein YqeC, with amino-acid sequence MDVFEALGAESGVVAVVGAGGKKTTLYTLAERTRGDSAHRAVVTATVRIPIFDRHVETVVVTDDPVTALERTDAWPVGVVPEREREDRYVGYDPAIVDDLAAADAADLVLVKADGARTREFKAPGDDEPQLPQRVDTVIPIASVHAVGKPLSAESVHRPERVAAITGLELGDPVRPEDVSRVLTSDRGGLNGVPDGATVVPLLNKVDDPDRRAIAEEIATGVLERAPRVPRVVLARMIADEPVVDVLER; translated from the coding sequence ATGGACGTTTTCGAGGCACTTGGGGCGGAGTCGGGCGTCGTCGCCGTCGTCGGTGCGGGCGGGAAGAAGACGACGCTCTACACGCTGGCTGAGCGGACGAGGGGCGATTCAGCCCATCGAGCGGTCGTGACGGCGACGGTCCGGATTCCCATCTTCGATCGCCACGTCGAGACGGTGGTCGTGACTGACGATCCGGTCACGGCACTCGAGCGAACGGACGCGTGGCCGGTCGGCGTCGTCCCGGAGCGAGAGCGCGAGGACCGGTACGTGGGATACGACCCCGCGATCGTCGACGATCTCGCGGCGGCCGACGCCGCCGATCTCGTCCTCGTCAAGGCCGACGGTGCCCGGACGCGGGAGTTCAAAGCACCCGGCGACGACGAACCGCAACTTCCCCAGCGAGTCGATACCGTGATCCCGATCGCGAGCGTCCACGCCGTCGGGAAGCCGCTCTCGGCCGAGTCCGTCCACCGACCGGAGCGAGTGGCAGCGATCACTGGACTCGAGCTCGGTGATCCGGTCCGACCCGAGGACGTGAGTCGTGTGCTCACGAGCGACCGTGGCGGGCTGAACGGCGTTCCTGACGGGGCGACGGTCGTCCCGCTGCTCAACAAGGTGGACGACCCCGACCGACGAGCGATCGCCGAGGAAATCGCAACGGGAGTACTCGAGCGAGCGCCGCGCGTACCGCGAGTGGTCCTGGCGCGGATGATCGCCGACGAGCCGGTCGTCGACGTCCTCGAGAGATAG
- a CDS encoding Hsp20/alpha crystallin family protein, whose protein sequence is MVRTSPPSTWMQGLDLPSQLFGDAGGSDYELYEEDDEFVLTIDMPGFETDEIDLAWDDGILNVAAEHSDESRGRKKTYHRRFRFPKVIDDEEIAAEYTNGVLEVRLPTADSTTQGKEIPLEG, encoded by the coding sequence ATGGTGCGAACGAGCCCACCAAGCACATGGATGCAAGGCCTCGACCTGCCCTCCCAACTGTTCGGTGACGCAGGTGGTAGCGACTACGAACTGTACGAGGAGGACGACGAGTTCGTCCTCACGATCGACATGCCGGGCTTCGAAACCGACGAGATCGATCTGGCATGGGACGACGGCATCCTGAACGTCGCCGCCGAGCACTCCGACGAGAGTCGCGGCCGGAAGAAGACCTACCATCGTCGGTTCCGCTTCCCCAAGGTGATCGACGACGAGGAAATCGCTGCCGAGTACACGAACGGCGTCCTCGAGGTCCGGCTGCCGACCGCCGACTCGACCACCCAGGGGAAAGAGATCCCACTCGAGGGCTAA
- a CDS encoding ice-binding family protein encodes MQIQQDGPAPVDLGTACDFSILAKSGISSVPNSDVAGDIGVSPIASTAITGFDLTLDATGVFATSTQVGGRVYAADYSEPTPSRLTTAVSDMETAFTDAYGRIPPDFTNVGGGNLDGETLTPGVYNWDTGLSIDGDITLDGGPDDIWIFQVAGGLSVASGVTVNLEGGAQAENIVWVVAGGPGVEIGTDANFAGVVLAQTAINVLTDATVDGCLYAQTAVNLQMATVTGCDCDLVDLQVDSACEDEEGEITVSNPNSVSVMVTVTGPDAYEETMEVPAGGSATWGNLADGTYSLETDNIAIGLDITTLDISCDSAIPDVVTTPATEVNGSTATLNGELTDLGDFDTVDVFFEWRELGEEEWNTTAPQTLDASGDFDDEIAGLEPGNTYEFRAIGLANGERVEGATLRIIKTVPGVPEVITEPATEVNGSTATLNGELLDLGDYDTVDVFFEWRELGTEEWTATETQTLDAPGDFSDGIEGLEPGGTYEFRAVVVANGTREEGAIISFTKDEPGAPIVETQVATEVNGSTATLNGELIDIGDFDTVDVFFEWRELGEEEWNTTTPQTLDAPGDFSDEISGLEPGNTYVFRAVVVANGTREEGTIVSFTKVEAGVPNVETEPATEINGSTATLNGELIDLGDFDTADVFFEWRELGADEWITTEFQTLDEPGNFSAGIEGLELGSTYEFRAAMVANDERFLGTTLSFTKLSPDELDVETKPATEVNGSTATLNGELLELEGAAEVTVYFLYRVKGTEVWTFTDETVLTGPGPFNATAMNLETGTTYEFRAVAQVGATVVYGDILEFTKAPENGDDGKNKKKLKRKYKRAKREYEEYKKKYEKGKVNKKQLKKKKHAYERAKREYEEYKQKYKHAS; translated from the coding sequence ATTCAAATCCAACAAGACGGTCCGGCACCGGTCGATCTCGGGACGGCCTGTGATTTTTCGATCCTGGCAAAATCCGGAATATCGAGCGTTCCCAATTCCGACGTGGCGGGAGACATTGGCGTGAGCCCGATTGCGTCGACTGCGATAACAGGATTCGATCTGACGTTGGATGCGACGGGCGTCTTCGCGACGTCGACGCAGGTGGGCGGACGGGTGTACGCGGCAGATTATTCGGAGCCGACCCCGTCCAGATTGACCACGGCCGTGAGCGATATGGAAACCGCGTTTACCGATGCGTACGGCCGCATCCCACCGGACTTTACAAATGTAGGCGGCGGCAATCTCGACGGAGAAACACTGACTCCAGGAGTGTACAATTGGGATACGGGCCTCTCGATCGACGGAGATATCACCCTCGACGGTGGTCCGGACGACATCTGGATTTTCCAGGTCGCGGGAGGTCTCAGCGTGGCGAGTGGGGTAACCGTCAATCTGGAAGGGGGCGCGCAGGCCGAGAACATCGTCTGGGTGGTCGCCGGTGGTCCCGGCGTCGAGATCGGAACGGACGCAAACTTTGCGGGGGTCGTGCTGGCCCAGACGGCGATCAACGTACTCACCGACGCAACGGTGGACGGCTGTTTGTACGCCCAAACCGCCGTCAATCTTCAGATGGCGACGGTTACCGGCTGTGACTGCGATCTCGTAGACCTGCAAGTGGACTCGGCGTGTGAAGATGAGGAGGGGGAGATCACGGTATCGAACCCCAACAGCGTCTCGGTGATGGTAACCGTCACCGGTCCCGATGCGTACGAGGAGACCATGGAGGTTCCTGCCGGCGGTTCGGCGACGTGGGGGAATCTCGCGGACGGAACGTACTCGCTCGAGACCGACAATATCGCAATCGGTCTCGACATCACGACGCTCGACATTAGTTGCGATTCGGCCATTCCTGACGTCGTAACGACGCCGGCGACGGAGGTTAACGGCTCGACGGCCACGCTCAACGGTGAGTTGACCGACCTCGGCGACTTCGACACCGTCGATGTCTTCTTCGAGTGGCGCGAACTCGGCGAGGAGGAGTGGAACACCACCGCGCCGCAGACACTCGACGCGTCCGGCGACTTCGACGACGAAATCGCGGGCCTCGAACCCGGAAACACGTACGAATTCCGGGCGATCGGGCTGGCGAACGGTGAACGCGTCGAAGGGGCCACGCTTCGCATCATCAAGACGGTGCCAGGTGTACCAGAGGTCATCACAGAGCCGGCAACGGAGGTCAACGGCTCGACGGCCACGCTCAACGGCGAACTGCTCGATCTCGGCGACTACGACACCGTCGACGTCTTCTTCGAGTGGCGTGAACTCGGCACGGAGGAGTGGACTGCCACCGAGACGCAGACCCTTGACGCGCCCGGCGACTTCAGTGACGGGATTGAAGGCCTCGAACCCGGCGGCACGTACGAATTCCGGGCGGTCGTCGTGGCTAATGGCACGCGTGAGGAAGGAGCCATTATCTCGTTCACCAAAGACGAACCTGGCGCACCCATCGTCGAAACTCAGGTGGCGACGGAGGTCAACGGGTCGACGGCCACGCTCAACGGTGAGTTGATCGATATCGGTGACTTCGACACGGTCGATGTCTTCTTCGAGTGGCGCGAACTCGGCGAGGAGGAGTGGAACACCACCACGCCGCAGACGCTCGACGCGCCCGGCGACTTCAGCGACGAGATCTCCGGCCTCGAGCCCGGGAACACGTACGTATTCCGGGCAGTCGTCGTGGCGAATGGCACGCGCGAGGAAGGAACCATCGTCTCGTTCACCAAAGTTGAGGCCGGCGTCCCCAATGTCGAGACAGAGCCGGCGACGGAAATCAACGGGTCGACGGCCACGCTCAACGGCGAACTGATCGATCTCGGGGACTTCGACACCGCCGACGTCTTCTTCGAGTGGCGTGAACTCGGCGCAGACGAGTGGATCACCACCGAGTTCCAGACGCTCGACGAGCCTGGTAACTTCAGCGCCGGGATCGAAGGCCTCGAACTCGGTTCCACGTACGAATTCCGGGCGGCCATGGTAGCGAACGATGAACGGTTCCTCGGAACCACGCTCTCGTTTACCAAGCTCAGCCCGGACGAGTTGGACGTCGAGACGAAGCCGGCGACGGAGGTCAACGGCTCGACGGCCACGCTCAACGGCGAACTGCTCGAACTCGAGGGTGCAGCGGAGGTTACCGTCTACTTCCTGTACCGCGTCAAGGGGACCGAGGTGTGGACGTTTACCGACGAGACGGTCCTCACCGGACCCGGACCGTTCAATGCGACGGCGATGAACCTCGAGACTGGCACGACCTACGAGTTCCGAGCGGTCGCTCAGGTCGGTGCCACGGTTGTCTACGGGGACATTCTGGAATTTACGAAGGCACCCGAGAATGGGGACGACGGGAAGAACAAGAAGAAGCTAAAACGCAAATATAAGCGTGCAAAGCGTGAGTACGAGGAGTACAAAAAGAAATACGAGAAGGGCAAGGTGAACAAAAAGCAACTCAAAAAGAAGAAACACGCCTACGAGCGCGCAAAACGCGAGTACGAGGAGTATAAACAGAAGTATAAGCACGCGTCCTGA
- a CDS encoding preprotein translocase subunit Sec61beta: MDKGQNTGGLMSSAGLVRYFDSEDSNAIRIDPKTVIAFGVMLGVLVQLLTFVS; encoded by the coding sequence ATGGATAAAGGACAGAACACGGGCGGCCTGATGTCCAGTGCCGGACTCGTCCGGTACTTCGACTCCGAGGACTCGAACGCGATCCGTATCGACCCAAAGACGGTCATCGCGTTCGGCGTCATGCTGGGCGTGCTGGTCCAGCTACTGACGTTCGTTTCGTAA
- a CDS encoding RAD55 family ATPase gives MYDLADVLPDAELDPGANVLVAGPPLTGKRRIAFDILASGANRGDGSIIVTTKDSADKVLESFAETVAEGIEPDIGVVDCVTKQRGIGTIDDDPRIKYASSPVDMTGIGIKLSEFLQEFYESRGLTENRVLLHSVSTLLMYSDLQTVFRFLHVFTGRIQSADALGVYVIDSTAHDDQTMNTLKQLFDAVIELEESADGDEPTIRTAGLSP, from the coding sequence ATGTATGACCTCGCAGATGTCCTTCCGGATGCCGAACTCGATCCGGGGGCGAACGTACTCGTCGCAGGCCCGCCACTGACGGGGAAACGACGGATCGCCTTCGATATCCTCGCGAGCGGCGCGAACCGCGGTGACGGGTCGATCATCGTCACCACGAAAGACAGCGCCGACAAGGTCCTCGAGAGCTTCGCCGAGACCGTCGCCGAGGGGATCGAACCGGATATCGGCGTCGTCGATTGCGTCACGAAACAGCGTGGCATCGGGACGATCGACGACGACCCGCGGATCAAGTACGCCTCCTCCCCTGTCGACATGACCGGGATCGGAATCAAGCTCTCGGAGTTCCTCCAGGAGTTCTACGAGAGTCGGGGCCTCACGGAAAATCGGGTCCTCTTGCATTCGGTCTCGACGCTATTGATGTACTCCGACCTCCAGACGGTCTTTCGGTTCCTCCACGTCTTTACGGGACGGATCCAGAGTGCCGACGCGCTGGGAGTCTACGTCATCGACTCGACCGCCCACGACGACCAGACGATGAACACGCTCAAACAGTTGTTCGACGCCGTCATCGAACTCGAGGAGTCGGCCGACGGCGACGAGCCCACGATTCGGACCGCCGGTCTCTCACCGTAG
- a CDS encoding DUF7692 domain-containing protein: MRIRTDGDYAYRRDAIERAADCYDCNKTKAVVSACDDVRKFVQAIRQVLERDDLTLEQRREIAETLSTRAVTFEVETEIGVITD, translated from the coding sequence ATGCGAATCAGAACCGACGGCGACTACGCGTATCGACGGGATGCGATCGAACGCGCAGCTGACTGCTACGATTGTAACAAGACGAAGGCAGTCGTCAGTGCCTGCGACGACGTGCGGAAGTTCGTCCAGGCTATCCGCCAGGTCCTCGAGCGCGACGACCTTACACTCGAACAGCGTCGGGAGATCGCCGAGACGCTCTCGACTCGAGCAGTAACGTTCGAGGTTGAGACTGAAATCGGGGTCATCACCGACTGA
- a CDS encoding geranylgeranylglycerol-phosphate geranylgeranyltransferase encodes MTAGETGRGLLELTRPVNVIAASVLTFIGSFVAGGLAEKPLATAAAVGATALAVGAGNAINDYFDREIDRINQPERAIPRGAVSPRGALAFSLLLFAGAVALAITLPTLAIAIAAVNLFALIAYTELFKGLPGLGNALVAYLVGSTFLFGAAAVEEIGPAVVLFVLAAIATVTREIIKDVEDIEGDRAEGLHTLPIAIGERRALTVAAGLLVVAVVASPVPYLRGDFGLAYLVVVAPADAVMLVAAYESFADPSSGQSRLKYGMFLAALAFIVGRGVRSLPISL; translated from the coding sequence ATGACTGCCGGGGAGACGGGTCGCGGGTTGCTCGAGTTGACACGGCCGGTAAACGTGATCGCAGCGAGCGTGTTGACGTTCATCGGCTCGTTCGTCGCGGGTGGCCTCGCCGAGAAGCCGCTTGCGACCGCCGCGGCGGTCGGCGCGACGGCGCTGGCGGTCGGTGCGGGCAACGCGATCAACGACTACTTCGACCGGGAGATCGACCGGATCAATCAGCCCGAGCGGGCGATCCCCCGCGGTGCGGTGAGTCCCCGCGGCGCGCTCGCGTTCAGTCTCCTGTTGTTCGCCGGTGCGGTCGCGCTCGCTATCACCCTCCCCACGCTGGCGATCGCCATCGCGGCCGTCAATCTCTTCGCGTTGATCGCGTACACGGAACTGTTCAAGGGACTGCCCGGCCTCGGGAACGCGCTCGTCGCGTATCTGGTCGGCAGCACGTTCCTCTTCGGGGCAGCGGCGGTCGAGGAGATCGGTCCGGCGGTCGTGCTCTTCGTCCTCGCGGCGATCGCGACGGTGACTCGAGAGATAATCAAAGACGTCGAGGACATCGAGGGGGACCGCGCGGAAGGGTTGCACACGCTCCCGATCGCGATCGGGGAACGGCGAGCGCTCACCGTCGCTGCTGGCCTCCTCGTCGTCGCCGTCGTCGCGAGTCCCGTCCCCTACCTCCGTGGTGACTTCGGGCTTGCCTATCTAGTGGTCGTCGCCCCGGCTGATGCCGTCATGCTCGTCGCCGCATACGAGAGTTTCGCGGATCCAAGCAGCGGCCAATCACGCCTCAAGTACGGGATGTTTCTCGCTGCACTGGCGTTTATCGTCGGCCGTGGCGTCCGATCCCTCCCGATCTCGCTATAG
- a CDS encoding CoA-binding protein codes for MPVDSPAELEEILAYDTIAVVGCSSTPGKAAHDVPKYLLEHGYDVIPVNPFADEIFGRDVYDSLADVEAEIDVVCIFRPSDEVSEIVDAALERDDVAAIWTQQGIRDDEAAARAETDGRAVVQDQCMKVQHRRLVA; via the coding sequence ATGCCAGTTGACTCTCCGGCGGAACTCGAGGAGATACTCGCGTACGACACCATCGCCGTCGTCGGCTGCTCGAGCACACCTGGAAAAGCGGCCCACGACGTGCCGAAGTATCTGCTCGAGCACGGCTACGACGTCATTCCGGTCAATCCGTTCGCCGACGAAATCTTCGGTCGGGACGTCTACGACTCCCTCGCGGACGTCGAGGCCGAGATCGACGTAGTCTGCATTTTCCGGCCCAGCGACGAGGTCAGTGAGATCGTCGATGCAGCCCTCGAGCGCGACGACGTGGCGGCGATTTGGACCCAGCAAGGCATTCGCGACGACGAGGCAGCGGCCCGCGCGGAAACCGACGGTCGGGCCGTCGTTCAGGATCAGTGTATGAAGGTACAACACCGGCGGCTCGTCGCCTGA
- a CDS encoding thioredoxin family protein — MRGAWQLALNRMTVTLKDFYADWCGPCKTQDPILEELEDDWEGRFEVEKVNVDEQQDIANEYQVRSLPTLIIENDDGIVERFVGVTQRDDIEDALESAGA, encoded by the coding sequence ATGCGCGGCGCGTGGCAACTAGCGCTGAACCGTATGACTGTCACACTCAAGGACTTCTACGCGGACTGGTGTGGCCCCTGCAAGACCCAGGACCCGATCCTCGAGGAGCTCGAGGACGACTGGGAGGGCCGATTCGAAGTCGAGAAAGTAAACGTCGACGAACAACAGGACATTGCAAACGAATACCAGGTACGATCGCTGCCGACGCTCATCATCGAGAACGACGACGGCATCGTCGAGCGCTTCGTCGGCGTCACCCAGCGCGACGACATCGAAGACGCCCTCGAGTCGGCCGGCGCGTAA
- a CDS encoding DUF5798 family protein, producing the protein MGLGSTAKKIQALSDRAEAMYKQVQKLQQRITGLEEKTDETHDTVTRMDHQLTEQRALLLAIADEQGIDGEAILADAAIDDAELEADADAEDAETTANSESTDDATTADTPAE; encoded by the coding sequence ATGGGACTCGGCAGCACTGCAAAGAAGATTCAGGCGCTTTCGGACCGGGCCGAAGCGATGTACAAGCAGGTACAGAAACTCCAGCAACGGATCACCGGGCTGGAAGAGAAGACGGACGAAACCCACGATACGGTCACGCGCATGGACCACCAACTCACCGAACAGCGCGCGCTCTTGCTCGCGATCGCCGACGAGCAGGGGATCGATGGAGAGGCGATCCTGGCCGACGCGGCGATCGACGACGCCGAACTCGAGGCCGACGCCGACGCCGAGGACGCCGAGACGACGGCGAACTCGGAATCGACGGACGACGCGACCACAGCCGACACGCCGGCAGAATAG
- the nadE gene encoding NAD(+) synthase, with protein MTMADSDASLADLPRSSDGLATTDDALARLRERLPRFLEERVADAGADRLVVGLDGGVETALAATFAVEAVGQDRVTGLVMPAFLSHEAVSRNAEAIATALGIEHRRVHLQPVLAAFQEAVGGSDGPADDLVATNNALSRLRMACAYYVANTTNALVVGTINRTQSLLGSVTKHGETGADCLLFGDLYRTEVEALARAVGIPEALTVETSGSPLHPGESPAAALGISTETVDRVLHARVDDGVDTATVTERTGVDPSIIDQLAEWCDRTRHKRRYPETPGTDA; from the coding sequence ATGACGATGGCCGATTCCGACGCGTCCCTCGCGGATCTCCCTCGCAGTTCGGACGGACTCGCGACCACCGACGACGCGCTGGCACGGCTCCGGGAGCGACTCCCCCGATTCCTCGAGGAACGGGTCGCCGATGCCGGCGCGGACCGTCTGGTCGTGGGCCTCGACGGCGGCGTCGAGACGGCGTTGGCAGCGACGTTCGCGGTCGAGGCTGTCGGACAGGACCGCGTAACGGGTCTCGTGATGCCGGCGTTTCTGAGTCACGAGGCGGTGTCCCGAAACGCGGAGGCGATCGCGACGGCGCTTGGCATCGAACACAGGCGGGTGCACCTCCAGCCGGTCTTGGCCGCGTTTCAGGAGGCGGTCGGTGGCTCCGACGGACCGGCCGACGACCTGGTCGCAACGAACAACGCGCTGTCACGGCTTCGGATGGCCTGTGCGTACTACGTCGCGAACACGACGAACGCGCTCGTCGTGGGAACGATCAACCGCACGCAGTCCCTCCTCGGTTCGGTCACGAAACACGGCGAGACGGGTGCCGACTGCCTCCTGTTCGGCGACCTCTACCGAACCGAAGTCGAGGCGCTCGCTCGAGCCGTCGGTATCCCCGAGGCGTTGACCGTCGAGACGTCGGGGTCGCCGCTTCACCCGGGCGAATCGCCGGCAGCGGCGCTCGGAATCTCGACGGAGACCGTCGATCGGGTCCTCCACGCCCGCGTGGACGACGGCGTCGACACGGCGACCGTGACCGAACGGACCGGCGTCGATCCGTCGATCATCGACCAACTCGCCGAGTGGTGCGACCGAACCCGGCACAAGCGTCGTTATCCCGAAACACCGGGGACGGACGCCTGA
- a CDS encoding DUF5789 family protein gives MSDPTDSERLREHGVEFGPLAHQLDQHEYPTTCEELVEAYGSAILRFQDGEQTLEEVLNPVREEQFDSPAEARTAIFSNVSEGAIGRKGYSDRTPPALGEQTEEPDESF, from the coding sequence ATGTCTGACCCAACCGATAGCGAACGCCTCAGAGAGCACGGGGTCGAGTTCGGCCCCCTCGCCCACCAGCTCGATCAACACGAGTATCCGACGACGTGCGAAGAACTGGTCGAGGCATACGGGAGTGCGATCCTCCGGTTCCAAGACGGCGAACAGACGCTCGAGGAGGTGCTGAATCCGGTGCGTGAAGAGCAGTTCGATTCGCCTGCGGAGGCCCGTACAGCCATCTTCAGCAACGTCTCCGAAGGTGCCATCGGACGGAAGGGCTACAGCGATCGCACGCCGCCAGCGCTCGGTGAGCAAACCGAGGAACCGGACGAATCGTTCTGA